The sequence below is a genomic window from Etheostoma cragini isolate CJK2018 chromosome 20, CSU_Ecrag_1.0, whole genome shotgun sequence.
ttgttttggttaCATTTAAACCGCTATGAAAAACTGTAGCACCGGAGCAGATTCTATTGCCCattatttgataaaaatgtcaattgtgtgccatttttcaattttgatcaGCTTTGATTAGGGAGAAACATTTACTTcttatatatatagatatatatatttatttatatatataaaaagactagcactttgtttatttttccagtcatatgcaaaataaaacagagaaaattgtatatcttattatttttttcttcatttaaaccacaacaaatacatttaaagcaaaaaaaaaaaaaattgggctGCATTTAGCATAATCCAAGCAGGGAATCAGCCTTcatgatgattattatatatttatatatttatatgtatacatatatatcatatttatATACACGTATGGCACTTGATTAcacaaaagcaagaaaaaaacacttcacaaaTAAAAGCAGTGGGCGCTTTGGTGTGTCATAAATTAAGGAAGTCACAGACGTTAGCGTTTGCAGCAGATTCATCAGATACTGTTTTGCAAGTCAGCTATAAAGCAATGGAACGATTACATATGTTAAGGTCGGTGGTGCAACACaggcaacataaaaacatgaattacgCTGATGTATATCAACTAGGTCGAACCGTAGtcaataataatttatatatatatatgcatatataaatCTGGATGATAGATTTGTCCTTTAACCATTGTGTATGGTGCCATATAATTAGGTTGATGCCAAAAACAGGtggaaaaaaggtcttaaaaacaCCGTCAGGTCAGTAGCACATTTTGGATAAGGTCAGGCCCTCAAGTGTTCACCTCTTAGTGCAATTTTTGCATTTACTCTCTTCAAGTACAGCAGAACAAGCCCACAAAGAGTAAATATGTGAACACGTTAACATGATCTCCGTTTAGCATCTTACAGAGTATAAACGTTACTAAAAAGTTGCATCAGTgcaataataaataagtaaacaaaCGTGTAAGCCACGCTTGCCATGGAGTCCTTAAAAGACCAACAACTCAAAAAAATCTGCCCACTCTTAAAGTCATGACACGAATTAGGCGTGCGGAGCTGTCCATCATGTCCAtcatggttgtttttgttttgtttttacatgttttcacTACTTCTTTTCCATGTGTTACACATAAGCAGAGTCACTGGACTGAGTGCGGCCAAAATTAGGCACACTCATCCTAGGCAAGTCCTTATTTCTGATTTCATAAATGGACTTCCGCCGAGCCTGCACACCTCGCACGGCCGTTTTGATTTTCCTCCACCCCAAATGATTGAGTTCTGCCAGGTTCAGCACCACACAAAACCCACTGACGGCGAACATGAAGACCAGGAACACTGTTTTCTCCGTGGGTCTGGAGACGTAGCACTCAACATCTTTTATGCAGGGGTAGCGATCACATTCGTACACCGACGGGACGTTGAATCCATACAAGAAATACTGACCCACCAAAAAGCCTATTTCCAGTGCGTTTCTGAAAACCACCTGGATGATGTAAAACCTGGAGATGCCCTCTTGTCGCCTCAATTTGGACTTTGTAGTTCTCATTGCCGAATTAGGGATCTCTTTGACTTCTAAACAGTCCGGCTCGGCTTCTTTGGTGGAGTTCTCTGTGTTCTGAAGTACTCCATTAATAATGGTGTTCTTTATCTTTTTGCTCTCGTCTCGCTTCAGTGAATCTTGATCCTTATCTAGTGTCAGATAGACTGTTGAATACCGCCGCTCCTTCTGCTTGGCCGACTGATGCACCGAGTACGTGATAAAACAAAGACTCGGGGTGCAGACCATGATGATTTGAAACACCCAATATCTAATGTGTGAAATGGGAAATGCTTTGTCGTAGCATGCCTGGTTGCAGCCCGGTTGTAAGGTGTTACAAACAAACATGGTCTGCTCATCATCATAGACAGTCTCTCCAACTATTGCTACGATTAGAATCCGGAAGATGACCACCACTGTTAGTAGGATCCTAAAaagcaagcaaacaaacaaacaatgtgaaaataagTGTAGATATATGTGTGTTAACTGATACAAATGGGGTTGAGTTGTGCGCAACGTCGGTGGCTGAAGCGCTCACAGTTCAATTCGGGTGTGTTGGATTTAGGGAGCTGTCCAGTGCTGAAACAGGACGCTCTTAAGGATATATGTGTTTTTTACCGTGCACTTTGTGTTATGCGTGTCTCggtgtgtctgcttgtgtggCTTGTGTTCTCTGATTTAATGGCTGAAATGAAATAACATGTAAGCGATCAGCGTCGCTTTGACTGTACCTGTGTGAGCTTCGTTAATGGAAAGAGGGGACTCCGCCgactctctccatctctttctgccACCCATGAGTGCACAACCACCACTCAAACTCACCAACAAACATCAAATGGATACGTGGatgaatgaatacatgaaaTGACTTATGAATTTTAGTTTGGTTAAGGCAGTTTGCAACATCATCCCATCGTCTGAAACGACAGCTGTCAACTGATTTACTAAGCTGACTCGTttaggaggaggaaaaaaaggatatcTGTGAAACAAGACAGACGAATCCACCACACAGACACGAAGGACTGGGCACCATGCTAAAGAAGATCCTTGAAGCACAACACAGAAACGGGGGACTGGGAACCATGCTAAAGACGATCCTGGAGGCTGCTGCGTTTCTTCGGTTCTTGGTTTTTGTTGATCATCTTACCTTCCTATCATAGTAGAGTGCTGCTGGACAGCAGCCTCCAGGAGCCTCTCTAGTATAGTCCATTCCCCCATTTCTGAGCATCCGGAGAAGACTAGAGCACAACGGCACTCTGTTCAAATCCCTCCAAAAAAAAGCGCGTTATTTCCcgtcctgtctctctctgactctcgTTGTTTTCAGTCTCCAAAGCGTCCGATTTGAGCTAAAAAATACATCTGTCACGGGATACTGCTGCCGTCCCCGTTTCTCGCTGTCTCTCTGCGCGCTATCTAGTTGGTTATGTTCTGAGCGCGCAGCGCCTGTGAGCGTCCTGCTGTGTGTGCCGAGCGCTCCCACGACGTTGCCACACTATTCCTTGTCATGGGAGTCTGAAGGGCTGATTACTATAAGCCCTCCTATTTTCGATCTTCAGATCAGGTTGATGGGTTGCGCGCTGCGTGTGGATGGAGGGAGGTTGGATTTAATGTCTTGCCAGCGTTAATCCGCCTTTAAGTAGTCTCCCCCCGCCCCATGCGTCACATACGCGCAGACAGGTCGGTGGAGCGCAGCCAGGAGTACCATGGCTTctgatttttaatattttagttttgtgtaTAGCGAAGCTATTCAGTGGACAGAACAACCGTGGCAACAGTGTTGTATAACCTTTAACGCCTTGAGATTGTACATTTTAGTATGGGCGGTTTTACGTGAGAATCAAACACCTAACCTGGCTGTATTGTACCTCCAAACCACCAAATGTGCACCATATAACAATACACATCCTTCCGGTACAGTTCTTGTGGATGTACCGTGGACTGTGCACAAGGGTCAAGGTGACTCCCGTGTGTTGTAACCTGCCACTGTAATGCAGATAGTTGCAACAACATGTGGCCTATATGCAGCAAAccacataataataaatgaacCCAATCTTCGTGTCTTGGCGCGGACAGTCTCGCATGCCCAGAGGTATCCCTCCGCAGGCTGCTGGCCCGGCTGGTAGAGCTGTTGTTTTCACCTCGGGCAAAGATGATGCTGGACGcattgacagagagaaagtaCCGTCCGAGTTGCTAATCGCTTTACAAGgcagcctgcctgcctgtctgtgtggagGTTTAAAAATAGAAGCATATATGTGACCCCGCCCTCTGAGATTTGATCAACTTAGAGCGCTGTATTATGTGGGCGCTAATATTAGACTATTGTTTGGTTTGACACCATCCATGTCAGTTATAAATGCGATTGTCTTTTTAAACTTAAATGAGTGGCTTCACTACCTATTAACACTTAATGTAGCATAAGAGACTCAAAGCATATCATTAAGTTTCTTGATTGTTATGTAACCATATAAAGTAGTGCATTGATGCACTTTTAATCAGCAGTATTTGGTAATGTATCTATTGAATTGGAATCTGATTCAGATTTCAGGAAGTTATTGGTACCTACGTTGGGATTTGGTTCACTAATGGATAACCAAGttattaataatatagtatTATTGTTAGCATCATCTAAATGTATCCAGTAGGTTTACAGGTAGGCAGGGTGAGCTGAAACTTTGTGTGGTTTATTTCTCATGAGGTGGCTTATCCTCTCCGCTCACTGTAATCTTCTCTAATTCAAATCTTTAATAACCTTTACATCACGTGACAGAAGGACAGAGCCTCGCTGCTTTCGAGACacggagagagggagggggagagagagaaagagagagggagagagacagacagatggagatagagagacacacacagagaggcaaagagcgaaagagagagaaaatgaccaacaaacaaacacacacgtacaagtacacacacgcacacacacacaggcgcgcacgcacacacacgcattctttgtctctctcacacacactcacacacacctaaacgcacacacaatatatactgtatatacaaaacATATAAATCAATCgatgttgttttaatgttcaaatgttAGCAACATTCTTCTTTTAGCAATTTCattggacagagagagagagagagagagaagaaagagagagagatcctaAATCAAATCGTGAAAAACACCCTTATGCTTGAGATTCaacctgaaaagaaagaaaatgcgTCTTTTGCAAATCCCGGTTCTGGTTTATTATAAACCTGTACATATCCACGTATAAATTGCACTTGGGTGTAAACAAAGAATTTAACGACAACACACTAATTCCTGATTTGGAGCCATTACTTGGGTTGTTGGCACAGAAAGGAGGGAGGTAACAGAGGGGGAGGATGGGGGCAGTCGGGCACTTAGGAGCACTTCCTGTGCACGATGGAGGGTACAGCCTCATCATACTCCTGCTTGCTGATCCACATCTGCTGGAAGGTGGACAGAGAGGCAAGGAAGGAGCCACCGATCCACACAGAGTACTTCCTCTTAAGGGGGGCGATGATCTgaccacaaacacacttgtTTATTTAGGACTCTgctcataaaaatgtcattcataTTCACTTAACAGTCAAAGTTACCTTAATCTTCATGGTGCTGGGGGCCAGAGCAGTGATCTCCTTCTGCATGCGCTCAGCGATACCAGGGTACATGGTGGTGCCGACGGACAGCACGTTGTTGGCGTACAGGTCCTTACGGATGTCAATGTCACACTTCATGATGCTGTTGTAAGTGGTTTCGTGGATGCCAGCAGATTCCATGCCTGTGCCAACACAGCGGATAAGTCATTGCATTTCACCCTGCTGAAAAGAACACAGCTATGGACACATCTGACGCTGCTTTCAGCTGTTGTAACAGGTGCTGAAATGGACAGCTCGGCCAACAGCTGTGCGCTCTGTGGCGCAAATGTGAACAATAAGGCCCTGCTTTAAATTACTCAGCCATGTCTATGCATCGAAGCAGAAGTTAGATAAACTATGACCTCTAGTTGGTGATCATACTTAGACAGCCAGCCATATATGAGCAATATCACGTCTGTTTTCGGAAAACAATGCCTTCCTCTAGTGTTTATTCtgatttaattacatatttatgttcGCCTGAAACTCTTGGCAAACAGAAAAAGGCGAATTTACTTTTAGCttgttttaaaactgtttcacattatttatttattttatttgcgcACAAAACAAGTGAAGTTATCGTTTCATTTGTTTATAAGAACGAGCATGTAATACTTTAAGATAACTCTTAAAATAACTATGGTAAAGACCCCAAAGCCAATTCATCGTTAGAAACCTTTAAATCTACAGTTCATAGGACAGTGTCACTTCAACTAAATAAAGTCTTCGATGTCCACACTAGCTTTTACGCACCAATGAATGAGGGCCGGAAGAGTGTCTCTGGGCAGCGGAAACGCTCGTTGCCGATGGTGATGACCTGCCCCTCGGGCAGCTCGTAGCTCTTCtccagggaggaggaggaggcggcggTGGCCATCTCATTCTCAGAGTCCAAGGCCACGTAGCACAACTTTTCCTTGATGTCACGCACAATCTCACGCTCAGCTGGAGAGGATCAGATTTGTTTTGTGGCAGTGAAATGTCTATcatcaaaaaaaatgtaagattatGCGCGTGATTAGATAACCCATGGGTTCGATTGCTCaaacaatttattaaaataaaagatttgctTTCTCCAAAACAAACTAGGCTTGGCATTTTGTCGTGCAGATGGATTATTGGAACAGAGATTcgtgtttttgtcttctgtgCATGTTTAGGGTCGAGGGGTGTAACTAAATTGAAGTAATGATAATTTGGAAATACAGTACGTGATGCGTTATAGCTAACTTAAGTTAGTCAGAAATATTAATTAGTAGTCTATACTCGCCGGTTGTGACAAGAGTATCCACGCTCAGTCAGAATCTTCATGAGGTAATCTGTGAGGTCACGACCGGCCAAATCCAATCGCATAATGGCGTTAGGAGGCGCGTAACCCTCATAAATTGGCACGTTATGGGTCACACCGTCACCCGAATCCAAGACAATGCCTGATGATGGATACTTAAACATTTCATTCGTATATTACACGCTTTCACACCTGAGGGATCCTTTTTACCTGTAGTACGTCCAGAGGCGTAAAGGGACAGCACTGCCTGGATAGCCACGTACATTGCGGGGACATTAAAAGTCTCGAACATAATCTGGGTCATCGTCTCTCTTAAGGGGGGCTTCTGTCAGCAGGGTGGGGTGCTCCTCCGGGGCCACGCGGAGCTCGTTGTAGAAGGTGTGGTGCCAGATATTCTCCATGTCGTCCCAGTTGGTAATGATGCCGTGCTCGATGGGGTACTTCAGGGTCAGGATGCCTCTTTTGCTCTGGGCCTCGTCACCAACGTAGGAGTCCTTCTGGCCCATACCAACCATGACGCCCTGATAGGAATCAGGAAATTAGTGATGTAGTGGAGAACTACTACTAACCACCACACAGAATTATTGCTACTATTATAAACCgatttaaactgtatttttagaATAATAAATCGAATGTTTTCAAGAATTGTTAGTTGTAGATACGTAATGTTCATGCGCAATTACGCACGTTGGATCTGGCCCTCCAAAGCCATAGTCTATTTTTTACCTGGTGACGGGGGCGACCAACGATGGAAGGGAAGACGGCGCGAGGTGCGTCATCGCCGGCGAACCCAGCCTTCACCAGGCCTGAACCGTTATCACACACCAGGGCGGGAGTCTTCGTCGTCGCACATGGTGTCCGCTCAGCTCTGCAAGACTCACGAGGACGCGTGGGCACACGCACGCAGAGGCACGGTTAGATCCAGTAATTAATAACcctgtttgttttgattgaaGATTATACCTTCTCTTTATAgaccaacagaaacacaatttttGACAAACAACCAAGGGAATGGTGGCGGGTTGTGGCATGTTATAGGATTGTGTTGGTATTCAGATTTTCTTCGATGGGCTTATATTGGAACTGTTAAAAGTTAAtattgttttagtatttttacaACCACTGGGGCCTAATCAGCGAAAGAAAATAAGCTGATGCCGATGTTGTGAGATGGTCCATTTCAGTTAGTGATGACATTTGGTTAAGCAAAGATGGAAATCATTGCCATTCGTGTTAAAGTCTTGTATCGATCCTCTTGTGATAAATCCACTGGTTGGCCGTGGTTATTCCTTTGGTCACTCGTGCAGGTAGTAACCAGATCAGCACCAGGCGCCAGATCTTCACTGTGTAAACCAGGGGTGCCGAACTGTCACGTCGGCTCAATTTATAGTCTGCCAAGTGTCCACATTTGGTAGCCCATTGCCCCAACGACAACAGCCACTCCCTGAAGGGCATAACAGTGCGAGGGAACTCCTGCTTGGACACCTGTGCCTGCCGCCGGTGCATGGAGGACAGCGGCGTGGACAGACAGAAGATGACAGGCTTCCTTTTGATCTCTTCCGACCGATAAATCAAGATATTACTAAAAACAACTCTGTGTCTGTGAAAGAGTAAACGAAAGCAGCAGCATGACTCAATGTTATTATAATGTCAgtttaataattatataatgttagtgttttaaaaagacaaactgaatAAAACGTCCCTTTGAAGGACACATGCATAATGAACAGAAAGAGTCACAACCCAAGCCACAtctatactgtatctgaatttCCAAACAAGGGTACTTGTGAAATGAATACATCgacatgttttgttatttaaagtaATAACTCATTCCACTTCTTTTGTGTCTGAGTTTCTGGAAAGGTCTCCTAAACATACAAGACTACAGGACCAAATGAGGAGACCTCTTGTGCTACAAAGCTGGTGTCAGCAGCTGTTTGACTCCAGTAGAAGCTCCAAGCCCCACATTTCAGATTTGTCTGAACAAAGAAGGCGAAGCCACTGCTGCAGACCAAACATTCCTATTGCAGTACAGCGTAAGTGTCCCCCACTCCccatttattacatttcatgCACATCACATATTCATGAACAAAATATGCTGCTGGACTCACCATATGGCAAATTAAAATTGATATATTTATAGATCTAATTAGCATAAAATCAATGAGTTTCCATAATTCTAAAGAGCTACTTGGACGTTATTGATGTGGTGGTCATGCAACATGATGTGTCCTCATGTGGAAAATTTTGAAATAATTCAGATGAATGCTTCAGTCATACTCTCTTGGattcacatttgcatttttcacaTTGATTGTTGTAGAAAAATCTTAATGCAAACCAGATgctgaaacatttttaatgtcGTCGGCAGAAAATTGAAACTAGAAAGCACAATATTCagtcaaaaaatataaagatcTAACAGGAAGAAATACTTTGGGCTGAGTGTAATATCAAAGGTTATCGCAGTGCATTGAATTCATTCTCTTTGGCatatttctcttcctctgtctgagCACATTCTAGTACCTCAAACACCAACCACTGGTCCTGTAATTACCTTTATATGTAATAGAAGTCAGGGCAATGTCTTGTTCTGTGTAAGAAACCAGATATATCAAAGCAATGTTGATACTTTTTGTTGTTCCCAACatcaaaacaataaagaaaaaggtgCATCTCTTGTTGTGACACATGCCatattctttctttatttttgcactAAGAACGAATAAGACATAAGACAATGACATTGCCGGTTTACTTGAAATAGACAGGGAGCGAGCTCTGAAGGCTGTAAAATAACATTGGCTAAGAGCAGTGGATGGTCCCACCACAAGGAGGACAAGACAAAAGGGCACAGCGAGCCATGAATCATATGCTGCTGTCACCCGACCCCGAGCCATAACCCTTTACTGTGTGactctttgttttggtcttatGTAATGAA
It includes:
- the gjd2b gene encoding gap junction protein delta 2b; translation: MGEWTILERLLEAAVQQHSTMIGRILLTVVVIFRILIVAIVGETVYDDEQTMFVCNTLQPGCNQACYDKAFPISHIRYWVFQIIMVCTPSLCFITYSVHQSAKQKERRYSTVYLTLDKDQDSLKRDESKKIKNTIINGVLQNTENSTKEAEPDCLEVKEIPNSAMRTTKSKLRRQEGISRFYIIQVVFRNALEIGFLVGQYFLYGFNVPSVYECDRYPCIKDVECYVSRPTEKTVFLVFMFAVSGFCVVLNLAELNHLGWRKIKTAVRGVQARRKSIYEIRNKDLPRMSVPNFGRTQSSDSAYV